The following nucleotide sequence is from Parcubacteria group bacterium.
CTGCGTTATGAATAAATGATAAAAACATACACAAAAAACATGTTGACAAAACATGTTTTTTGATATATGCTTACCAGTTGTTTTCATTAAAAAATAACAGTCAACCATCAGTGGAGGTGGGGTTATGTGCAGGGAAGGATCAAAGAATCATCCAGAGTGCGGGTCTAATGAGGTGTTTTTGCTCAATGTGATTTCCTTTGAGGAAGGCACTTCCTGGAAAAAGTACTATGATAGCGTTCGCATTGGCGTAGCCGCATATGATAGTAATAACGCCATTATGCCAGACTGGTATCCCATTTTTATTTCTGAGGATGAGTGGTTGCAAAAAAATGGGTGATGATTCTCAAAAAAATCCTGCTAACGAGAGCGGTCGTTGGTGGGATTTTATTTTTTTAAAAGTTTTTTGCACAAAGTGGGATGTAGCTGTTATAATGAAAACGAAAACTAATACACAAGTGACAATAAAATGAGGGGGGAAAAATTTTCCAGCATAACGACGGACATGGGGGCGGTCGTTGCGGTAGTCACTTTTTTTAGTTGTTCAATTTATCTCCTTTTCGATCTGCGCGTTGTGTTACTTGACGGATGGCCGGGCATCATGCTTCGTGCGATGGGAATTGGGATGATGATTTGGATGGGATATATGCCATACTGGCTTATGTCCATTTTTTATCGTCGGATGCGGTATGCATCCTTTGGATTTGGGGTAAGTATGTGTTTTATGGTTGGTGATGTTTTTGCTCGCGTCTCTTTGCCGATCCTTGGTATATTTCACAGCAGTGGCTACGCGTTTTTGTTTTTTATTACCGCGAGTTTTTTTGCAGTATTTTTTATAAGTTTTTTATTTGATCGCATAGCCGATTATTTTGTACACAATCGTGTGTGTTGGAAGTCATTTCTCAATATGCATAAAAAAGAAATCATTGTCATAATAATGAAAATACAAAGTTTTGTGAGTTGCATCGTACAAAAAAACACCCAGCTATGTGGGTGTTTTTTTGTGCAGCTCAAATTATTTCTCTTTCACAAATGTGATAAACAGAACGGGAACCAAAAAGAGGGTGAGAAATGACGAGAGTACCAGACCAAAGATGACGGCACTGCCGAGTGCGCGCCACATTTCATTGGACAATGTGATCGGGATAAGGCCAAAAATTGTACAGATCGATGTAACAAAGATCGCTTCAAGGCGGGATTTGCCGGCATCAATGACTGCATCATAAAATGGAATATCACTTTTGATATTAAGATTGATCTTGTCGATGAGAATGATCGCATTTTTTACGACAATGCCAAAGAGTGCGAGGATGCCGATGAGTCCGGGAAAACTGAGACTGATACCAACGATCGCAAGCCCAAAGAATGTGCCGATCAGTGCAAGTGGCAATGTGACAAGGACGATCAGGGCTTTTTTGAACGAATTGAATTGAATGATCATGGTTGAGAAGATCAAAATACCAGCGATGATCATTGCGCGAAGAATGGATTGTACGGATTCGGTGTTTTGCTCGTTCTCGCCGCCATAACTGATCTCATATCCTTCCGGAAGTGTGTATTCGCTGGCGAGTTTATCTGTGAATTGTGTGAGAATCTCTGTGGAATTTGTTGTTGCACGTGCATCTGCCGTGAGAAGCACGGTTCTCTTTTGGTCGATGCGCGTGATGGATTCTACAGAAGGTGTCAATGAAATTGTTGCGACATCTTTGAGATAGATCGGCTGGCCAAGGGTATTGAGAATCTGTATATTTTGGATTGATTCAAGGTTCGGTATTTTTTCTTTATCAAATTTAGCCACAACGTCAATATCTTTATTGCCATCGATCACAGTTGTAACCGTTGTCCCTGAAATCGCTGTGCGGAGCGTTGTGCCGACAAGTGTTGCGTTGACGTTGTATAATTCCATCTTAGCCGCATCGAGAGAAAAAGTATATTCTGCCGGCGCATCTTTGAGTGAGATGTTGCTGTTGATCACACCGGGAATTGCATCGAGAAGCGGTTTGAGATCATGGGCGATGCGGTCAAGTGTTTGCAGGTCATCACCTGTGATTTGCGCTTGAAATGTCGCACCGGACGGTGGTCCGCCAGAGGGGCTGCTAACAGTGATCGTTGCGCCTTGCAGTGGAGCGATATCAGCGCGTATCGCGTCGGCAATTTCGTAGGATTTTCTTTGACGTTCCTTTGTTGGTGATAATTTGATCGTGATCGATGCTGTGTTAGAGGTATTTTGCGTAATGCCAACATCACCGCCACTCCCCGGGTTTCCGACAAGAGTAGAAAAATTGAGAATTTCAGGATACTTATAAAGTTCATCCTCCACTTTTTGAATGATCTGATCAGATTGTTCAAGGACGAGTCCCGATGGTGCGCGCATACTGATATAAATTTCCTCCGCATCCGATACAGGAAAAAATTCCGTTTTGACAATGCCAATAATAGGAAGTGCCATTGCAATGATAAATGCTACAAAAATCGCACCAATAAATGTCAGACGTGCTTTGCGCGTTTTGGTAACTTTGCGGAGGTACCGCTCATAGAGTGGAATCACGCGATCAAAATGAATAACGCCATGGATCAGTCGATCTCCAAATGTGCCAGAGTCATGCTGTCCTTGCAAAAGAAGTTTTTTCTTGATGAGTTCGTCATCGTGCCATTCAGCTTCTACAAGATCTTTGTTTTGCCCCGTGATCAATTTTCCTTTTGTGAGGTACCAATATAGCATGACAATGGCAATCACAAAAAAGAGAGGTGCCACGACAAAACCAAATGGTGTGTGAGTCGCAATACCAGATAATCCTGCAAGAATCAATCCTGCAAAAATTACGAAAAAGAATGTTTTGGTAAGGCGGATGCGCTCAAGTACGGCCGCGAGAGGGTGATTGATCATAAGCGCAATGAGAAGCGACGAGCCGAGTGTGACGGAAACAGTGATAGGGATCGATTTAATATATTGTCCGATCATGCCCGATGCCATGAGGAGAGGAAGAAATGCCCACATGGTCGCGAGCGTGGTCGTTGTGAGGACAACTTTGAAATCATTGAGTACGAGAAGCACAGCTTCTTCTGGTGTGAATTTTCCAGTTTTCATATATTGCTTTGTTGCACTCACGACAACGATCGCATCATCAACGAGAAGTCCAAGCGCAAGAAGGAGAGAGAAAATGGAAAGAAAGTTTAGTGATGTGCCCGTTGCCTGCATGACACCAAATGTAAAAAAGAACACGAGAGGAATCGCAAGGCCGGCAACAAATGCTTCTTTGAGACCAACGACGAGAAAGAGTACGGTGATCACGAGTAAAAGTGTGATGAGGAAATCATGGAATAATTGGTCAAAGTCTTGCCGGATATAATCCGCCATGTCGATCGTTGTGACGTAGGTCATGTTTTGTGGAAATGTTTTTGATTGTTGGTCCAATGTATCCTGCGCTTTTTTGACCGTGTCGAGCACAGAGCTTCCCGTTCTTTTAATAATTTGGATACTCACGGCATTTTGCGGTGGCGTGCCATTTTGCGAGAATCGTGAGAGAATCGATTTTTCAATGGCGGTTTCCTCGACGCGTGCGATGTCTTTGAGATAGATGATAGCGTTGTTATCTGTGTGGAGAATCGGAATATCACCAATCGTTACAGCATCATAAAACCGTCCATCTGTGCGCACAGGATAGGCATATGTTGCGCTATCAAAATTACCTGCGGGTACAGCGAGATTGGTTGTGCGTACGGCTTGATTGGCTTGGTCGATCGAAATGTTGTAGAATGACAACTTTTGCGGGTCATAGTAAATATCAAATTCTCTTTCATCACCGCCGGAAATTTTTACTTCACGAATGCCGGAAATTTTTTCGAGTTCGTCTTGGATCTTTTCCGCTTGCGCACGGAGAGTAAATCCATCATAAGGACCGGTAAGTTCAAATGTGACAATCGGTGTATCGTCGAGAGAAATCTCTATCACTTCAGGATCATTGGCGTCATCTGGCAGGTCAGAACGAATTGTTGCAAGCTTATCGCGGAGTTTGCGTACAGAATTATCGATGTCTTCTTTGGCGCCAAACTCAACGGTGACAGCAGAAAAGGAATTTGTCGAGCTTGATGTGATCTTATCAATACCGGAGACACCAGAGATGTCTGTTTCAATTTTTTTTGTCACCAACTCCTCCACATCTGTCGGTGAAGCGCCAGGGTAGACGGCGGTAATGACAGCGATGGGGATCTTTACCTCAGGGCTGGATTCGCGTGGCAGTTTGATGTAAGAATAAATACCCCATCCGGAGAGAAGGAGAATGAGGAGAATGACGACCCGAAAGTTTGTCACGAAGAAACTCAGCCATCCTTTTGTCAGAGATTGGTCGAATTCAAGTTTGGCGAGATATGCGAGATCGCTAGAGGCAAATTCTTTTTTTTGCGTGGATGATTCTGTGGAATGTATATTTTTCATGATGAAACATGTAGGGAATTAATAGATGAAATGATCAGGATTGGTGATATGACACAGGATCGCCGTCGCTTATAAGCTTGCTCCCGTCGGTAATGATCTGTGTATCCCCGGTGAGATCGTCGCTGGTAATTTCAGCGGTTTCTCCCTGTACAGTCACTACTGCAACGGGGATTTTCTTTGCGGTGTCGCCGTCAAGGATGAAAATGGAGCTTTCATTTTGACCGATCGTGATCGTAGAAAGAGGGAGAATGATATTTTTGGAATTTGTGACAGTACGCTCAATGTCAAAGGAAACCGTAGCAATCGAGCCGATGGTGAGCGGTTTCTTATCCAAAGGAGTTGCTTCAATGAGAAAGCGTTTTGTTGCCGGGTCGGCTTGTGGTGAGACAACCGTAATCATACCATCAGTCGCACGACCATCAATGTCGATTGCAATGTGATTATCAACTGCGACGAATGGTAATTCATCTTTGCTGACATAAAATTGAATTTTTGTCAGGCCTGTTTTGGACAGAGTGGCAATTTTTTGACCAACGGATACGGAATCGCCGAGAGATACAAATCGTTCGATCACTGTCCCGGAAATCGGTGCAGTGACAAATTGTCCGTCAAGGGCGCCACTTAGGGCTACGCGAGCAGACTCCAGATCGATCTGGGCGATTTCTTTGGATTTTTTATTTGCGTAGGAGTGATCTTTTTTGTAAGCGTCCTTTGATTTTTTGTAGGATTCTTCTGCGGATTGTACATCTAATTCGAGTGACTGGATGTGGCTACTCTTGAGGCCATTTTCTCCTGTGGCAGATGTGCCAATAGTATCAATTGTCGCAAGACGTTTACCTTGAGGAACATACGTGCCAAGATCAAAAGAGAGATTTGTGATCGTGCCACCTGCTCCTGCTGTGAGAGTGGCTTGCTGATCTCCGGCAATGATCGCAGGATAGGTGATCTTTTGCGTTGAACGTTTGCTGTCGTGTGCGCTCTGTATCGAAACGATCTGGGGTGCTTTCGTTTCAATCACATCAGTTGCAGGTTTCTTTTGTGTGAATCTGTATATAAGAAGTGACAGAAATGCGATTGAAATAACTGTGATAATGATTTTAAATTTCATAAAAATAGTAGTTAAATTTTTTTACAGGTATATAGTTTATGACTGTGGTTTTTTTCCTCGTGATCAAGCACCGTGTGCAATTTTTTCAAAAAATCAAAGTGTGTATGGAGCTCTTTTTGTGTGAAATGTTTTTCGAGGTGGAGATTTGCTTTGGTGAGCCATTTTTTGATCGTGGTGATCTTTTTTTTGCCGATTGGTGTGAGAGTGAGGGAAACAGTACGTTTATCCGCGTCTTTTGTATGAGTACGTGTGATGAACCCTTTCTTCTCAAGGTAGTTAAGTCGTTGACTGATGTTGGACTTGGTACCCCCGACGGATTCTTGAATATCGGATGGTGTGATGGATGGATGGATGTGTATGATAAAGAGGATTTTGACGCTGATCGCAGAGAGATCGATATGGCGAAAAATGTGTTGGTCGGCGATGCGTTCCAGTCGCGATGCGATGCACATGATCGATTCGGTTATTGTTTGCATAGATGTATTATTGTTAATATATAAATAGTTTACACATTAATCAAAAAAAGTCAATGCTCTCTATTATCGGCGAAATTTTATTATGAAAGTGTCAAAGCTTTAAAAATGCGCAGTTTTGTGAAAGCTTTTGGGCATGTTGTTTGACAAGGGGTAGAAGAATGTTCTTGATGAAGGAGGAACGTTTGTTTTTTTGGCGAAATGGTTTTATAATGTATCTATATATATTGAGCGTGAGAAGCAAATGGAAAATAAAAAACAAATGCAGGGTCTTGGATCTGCATTGATCGATAGAAAATCGTATTTATTTTTGTGTGATGAGAGTGATATTCAACATGGGACATTTACCGTGCGCGAGGGTACGGACGGGATTGATTTTGTTACACTGACACAAAATGCAAAAATCGTGAATATCAACGGACCGGCTGATGAGTTTGATCAGTGCGGTTTTCTGCATGCGTCAAAGGATGGAAAGACGTATTATATGACATATCGTGTGAATAATATAGAGAAGTTGTGTATTGCACGATCCAAAAATTTGATCGATTGGGAGAAGACGGTGGAGTTGGACGGCATAAATGGCAATGGTAAGATCGTATCTGATTATCTCTATGCCGGTCGCAATGTGATGTTTACTGGCGGGGATGCGATTCGCGTGCATGTTTCTAGGGATATGCAGAAATGGACGCGTGCAAAAAAAGATCTGATCGCAATTGATCTGAATGAATTTCAGATGGAGCTTTTTGTGTTGGATGTGCAAATTGTGGACGATGGCGTTTTTGTCATGTATGCGGCAAAAACGAATGAAGGATGTATTATCCAGTACAAGATTTATGGCGCACTTTTCGATTATGGTGATCCGACCAAGATGATTTGGCGGTCACAGGGGCCGATCTATCAAACGCAAAATACGAAGAACAATCATGCGGCACTTTTTGGTGCAGTGGTGTTTGATGAATATTTCGTGTCATATTGGATGGATGATGCAGAAGAGATGTTTTTGTTGCGTCATTTTTATCGTCATGAGGAGGGGGAAGTTGCGCAAAAGAATGTGCAAGAGGGCGCCGTGGATGAACAGTATGGTAGCGCAAATATTGCTCTGGAGCGGGCAGAGTGCAATCCAATTATCGCGCCAAAAGAACAACATCTGTGGGAATCCAGAGCGACATACAATCCGACGGCAATTGTTTGTGATGGTGTAGTGCATATTGTCTACCGGGCGGACGGGCATGATGCCGTTTCAGTTTTGGGATATGCCTCCAGTGAAGACGGTTTTACGATCGATGAACGACATGCACAGTGCATTTATAGGAGAAATGCACAGTTTGTCCATGCGCCATTTCCTACGTCACATACATCCGGCAACAATAGCAATGGTGGCTGTGAAGATCCGCGGATGGTGCTTATCGACGGGGTGCTCTATATAACATTTACAGCTTTTGATGGATGGGGGTCGTTGCGCATGGCGCTCACGTCGATCAGTTGGGAGGATTTTAAAAATAAAAAGTGGAATTGGAAAAAAACAACTCTGATCTCGCCACCGGGAGAAAAAAACAAAAATTGGGTGATCTTTCCTGAAAAGATCAATGGCAAGTTTGCCATTATGCACAGTTTTTATCCGGAAATTTTGATCGATTATTTTGATAGCTTGGATGAATTGGATGGCACAAAATTTATCAAGAGCAACAACACGCGACCAGTCGATCATACGAGGACGTGGGATAGTTGGTTTCGCGGGGTTGGTCCCGCACCGCTCAAAACTGAAGATGGGTGGCTTGTTTTTTATCATGCAATGGATCATAGAAATTCTGATCGATACAGGCTTGGTGCGCTGATCCTTGATTATCAGGATCCGACAAAAATTCTTTTTCGGACACGAGAGCCAATCCTTGAACCGCAAGAGCCCTATGAGAATGACGGACATAAATGGGGTGTTATTTACTCGTGCGGTGCAGTGATAAAGGATGACACGCTTTTTGTTTATTATGGCGGATCGGATGCCTGTGTATGTGTGGCAACGGCGCCAATTCAACAGTTTTTGGATGAGTTGAAGCGGACGGGCTCTATGACAACACAAAACTAACTAACAAATAACCTACACAAAAATATGAGAATTCACGTAAAGCGTTATCCTAATAACCCAATCCTCGGTCCGGACCGCACACATCCATGGGAAGCGCAGGCGGTGTTTAATGGGTGTCCGATCAGGGATGAAAAAGGCTATCATTTGCTGTATCGTGCGCAGTCGTCAAAACAAAAACATAGACAGGATACGATGGAAGTGTCGACGATTGGGCATACCTTCAGTGAAGACGGATTGAGTTTTACAGGAGAACGCAGACAGTTGATCGTGCCGGAAAAATTGTGGGAGCAATACGGCTGTGAAGACCCGCGTGTAACAAAGATCGATGATACATATTATATTACGTATACAGCGCTATCCGATTTTCCGCATACGCCAAAGGGAATCACGATTGGTGTGGCGACAACCAAAGATTTCAAGACGATTGATGCAAAACATCAAGTGACGCATTTTAATTCCAAGGCGATGGCATTTTTTCCCGAACGGATCAATGGAAAAATTGTGGCAATCTTTACGATGAATACAGATATACCGCCAGTACGCATTATGCTTGCAGAGTTTGATACGCCGGAGCAGATCTGGGATAGAAAATTTTGGGAAGAATGGGAGGAAGATATGGATTCACACACATTGCATTTTCAGCGGTCTCTCGATGATCACATTGAGATCGGTGCGCCACCGGTCAAGACAAAGGATGGGTGGCTTCTCGTGTACTCATATATAAGGAGATATCGTACGGAAAATAAAGTGTTCGGTATTGAAACGGCACTTCTGGATCTCAAAGACCCTGTGCGTGTCGTTGGTCGTAGTGTTGAGCCACTGATCAAACCGGAAGAAATCTATGAAATGTACGGTGCAATTCCAAATATCACGTTCCCGTCAGGCGTAACGATTGATGGGGATGAACTTCGATTGTACTATGGTGCGGCGGATATGGTGTGTGCTGTGGCGATGCTGTCGCTTCGTGAGTTGTTGGAATACATCAAATTGAAAGATTGTGAGGAATATGTCGGTGATCATGTCACCCCCGTCTCTCTGGAACGTTTTGAAGGTAATCCAATCATCGAACCAACACATGATGGCGGATGGGAGTCAAAATATGTACTCAATCCGACAGCGATCTATGATGATGGGCTTATCCATATTTTGTATCGTGCACAAGATGATAATGACACGTCGTATGTAGGGCATGCGACAACAAAGGATGGATTTCATCTCGTGAAAAAATATGATCAGCCGATCTATGCGCCACGTATTCCCGAGGAGGTGCGTGAAGAGCCGGGTAATTCCGGTTGTGAAGACGCGCGCATCACACAGTTTGGCAATCGTTTCTATATGTGTTATACGGCATATAATGGACATGGTCCGGCACGCGTTGCTTTTACATCGATCAGTGTGGAAGATTTCCGCAAACAGAAATGGGAGCGATGGACGGTGCCGATCCTCATCTCGCCGGATGGCATGGATGATAAAAATGCGTGTCTTGTCTCTGAAAAAGTCAATGACAAATATGTTTTTTTCCATCGATTGAAACACACGATCTGGTTGGATTATGTGGAGGATATCGATTTCAAAAATGGGCATACATTGGGCGGGCGAAGCATCATGTGTTCACGGCCGGATTCATGGGACAGTGAGAAAGTGGGTATTGCTGGACCACCGTTCAAAGTAGGTAATGAATGGCTACTTATTTATCATGCACTTTCTAGACACGATGGACAGTATCGACTTGGTGCGGCAATGTTGAATCTGGAAAATGGTGCTGTGACATCGCGGCTGGATTATCCGATCCTTGAGCCGAAGGCCGGTTATGAGAATAAGGGCTTGCGCCCGGGGACAGTCTTCTCTTGCGGTGCGGTTGTGCTTGGCGACAATCTCTTTGTCTATTATGGTGGTGCTGATGAGGTGGTCTGCGCGGCCTCTATTGAATTTAAGAGTCTCGTCACTGCGTTGGAAGAACAAAAATCGTGATAATAATACAAAAGCAAAAAAGCATCTTGCAGGAGCAGGTTTTATAACCTGCTTCTTTCATTTATTGCGGAGTTTCCGTATGAATTCTCGTGCATTTATTTACACCTAATAAACATGTGAAGCACAGTATAACTGTGCTCCTGCGATGATGTAAAAGATTTTTTGCTTTTTTGAAGCAGGGCTGTTATGATAGGGTATTCGCAAAATCGAATAAAGACGGTGTTCGTTAATATATGTGAACATATTATAAATGAGGTGACAACATGGGAAAGGAAAAGCGGCGCAAAAAAGCATTTGTAATTGATACGAATGTGATTCTCCACAGTAGCAGTTGCATCGATGCTTTTGAAGAACATGACGTGGTCATACCAATCACCGTTTTGGAGGAATTGGATACTTTCAAAAAAGGCACGGAGGAAAAAAATTACAATGCACGAGAATTCATACGGAAACTCCGCAGTATCAGTGAAAAGCAAATCTTTAACGGTGGTGTGTCATTGGGAGAGGGGCGTGGCAAGATCATGATCAAGCTGGAACAACCGGCGCATGAGGACATCAAAGGACACTTTCCCAATCCATCAAAACCGGATCATCGGATTCTCAACATTGCATATCTTTATGCCAAAGCGAATCCGGAAGTTTCTGTTGTCCTAGTGTCAAAAGATGGAAACTTTTGTCTCAAGGCACAGGCACTTGGTTTGAGCGGTGAAGATTATACAAAAGATCATGTAAAAAGTGATCTGCGCGAAGGATGCCGGCTTGTGGAAAATTGCGATTCGAGCATGATCGATGGACTTTTTGCAAGCTTTGATGGCGTTTTGGTTGACGTGGGTGTCTTTGGCGAAGAACCATTGATGCCGAATGAGTATGTGATTATGCGAAGTGGCAGTAAGAGTGCGCTTGCGACATATTCCGCTTCCGACAGTTGTTTGTACGGTATCAAAAAAAAGGATGTGTATGGTGTTATGCCACGCAATGCAGAACAGAGTTTTGCTGTGCATGCATTATGTAATCCTGCCGTGTCACTGGTTGCTTTGTCTGGAAAGGCGGGAACAGGTAAAACGCTTCTGGCAATTGCCGCAGCGATCGAGCAAAGAAGATCGTATCGGCAGATTAAAGTTTCACGTCCGATTGTGCCTTTATCAAATAAAGATATCGGTTATTTGCCGGGTACTGTAAAGTCAAAGGTCGATCCATACATGCAACCATTGTATGACAATCTCTCCGTGATTCGTAATCAATTTCCTGATAAAGATGAAAGGGCGCTGGCAATTGATAAATTGATCGATAACGAAAAAATCTCGATCGATCCGCTGACATACATTCGCGGACGAAGTTTATACGGATGGTATTGGGTCATTGATGAGGCACAAAATCTCACGCCAAAGGAAATAAAGACGGCCATTACGAGAGCGGGTGAGAGAACAAAAGTGATATTCACAGGGGATCCAGAACAGATCGATCATCCATATCTTGATCGGCATTCAAATGGATTTAGCTATATGATCGAAAAGATGTCCGGACAAGAAATGTTTGCGCATGTCTCTCTTACCAAAGGTGAGCGGTCAGCGTTATCGGAACTGGCAAGTCATTTGCTGTAATACATTATTATTGATAACCTCTCGGAATTTTTTCCGGGAGGTTTTTTCTTGACGGATGAGAGCTTTTCTTGTATGATGGACAGACGGTTGCACTTTTTTGTGCAGGTTACCAGTCTGGGGCTGGCTTTTTAGTTTCAAGAACGTATATATAATCAACACTTTTAAACGTAGTTATGGAAATTCGAAATATCGCCATCATTGCTCATGTGGATCATGGCAAAACAACGATCACTGACGCAATCATGAAACAAACAGGAGCATCATCCGATGGGAGCATGGACAGCGATTCGATCGAAAAGGAGCGCGGGATCACGATCTATGCCAAAAACACATCTGTGATGTATAAAGACACAAAGATTAACATTGTGGACACGCCAGGGCACGCTGACTTCGGATCTGAGGTAGAACGTGTTTTGCGATCGATCGATTCTGTCGTATTGGTTGTGGATGCGCAAGAGGGTCCGATGCCACAGACACGATTTGTGTTAAAAAAGTCACTGGAGATCGGGCACAAACCGCTTGTTGTGATCAATAAGATCGATAAACCGGCGGCGCGTTTGGGCGAGGTTGAAGAGGAGATTTATGAGTTATTCCTCGATCTCGGAGCAAATGATGAACAGTTGGATTTCAAAACGGTATACGCGATCGCGCGCGAAGGACGGGCAATGCTTGCGCCAACAGACGACAGCAAAGACATGTCGCCACTTTTGGATGCGATCTTGCAATATGTCGAGCCGGCAAAAAATGACACAGAGGCACCTTTTCGTTTGCAATCGTTCTCACTCGCGTATGACGATTTCTTGGGACGCATGGCTGTCGCGC
It contains:
- a CDS encoding efflux RND transporter permease subunit translates to MKNIHSTESSTQKKEFASSDLAYLAKLEFDQSLTKGWLSFFVTNFRVVILLILLLSGWGIYSYIKLPRESSPEVKIPIAVITAVYPGASPTDVEELVTKKIETDISGVSGIDKITSSSTNSFSAVTVEFGAKEDIDNSVRKLRDKLATIRSDLPDDANDPEVIEISLDDTPIVTFELTGPYDGFTLRAQAEKIQDELEKISGIREVKISGGDEREFDIYYDPQKLSFYNISIDQANQAVRTTNLAVPAGNFDSATYAYPVRTDGRFYDAVTIGDIPILHTDNNAIIYLKDIARVEETAIEKSILSRFSQNGTPPQNAVSIQIIKRTGSSVLDTVKKAQDTLDQQSKTFPQNMTYVTTIDMADYIRQDFDQLFHDFLITLLLVITVLFLVVGLKEAFVAGLAIPLVFFFTFGVMQATGTSLNFLSIFSLLLALGLLVDDAIVVVSATKQYMKTGKFTPEEAVLLVLNDFKVVLTTTTLATMWAFLPLLMASGMIGQYIKSIPITVSVTLGSSLLIALMINHPLAAVLERIRLTKTFFFVIFAGLILAGLSGIATHTPFGFVVAPLFFVIAIVMLYWYLTKGKLITGQNKDLVEAEWHDDELIKKKLLLQGQHDSGTFGDRLIHGVIHFDRVIPLYERYLRKVTKTRKARLTFIGAIFVAFIIAMALPIIGIVKTEFFPVSDAEEIYISMRAPSGLVLEQSDQIIQKVEDELYKYPEILNFSTLVGNPGSGGDVGITQNTSNTASITIKLSPTKERQRKSYEIADAIRADIAPLQGATITVSSPSGGPPSGATFQAQITGDDLQTLDRIAHDLKPLLDAIPGVINSNISLKDAPAEYTFSLDAAKMELYNVNATLVGTTLRTAISGTTVTTVIDGNKDIDVVAKFDKEKIPNLESIQNIQILNTLGQPIYLKDVATISLTPSVESITRIDQKRTVLLTADARATTNSTEILTQFTDKLASEYTLPEGYEISYGGENEQNTESVQSILRAMIIAGILIFSTMIIQFNSFKKALIVLVTLPLALIGTFFGLAIVGISLSFPGLIGILALFGIVVKNAIILIDKINLNIKSDIPFYDAVIDAGKSRLEAIFVTSICTIFGLIPITLSNEMWRALGSAVIFGLVLSSFLTLFLVPVLFITFVKEK
- a CDS encoding efflux RND transporter periplasmic adaptor subunit, giving the protein MKFKIIITVISIAFLSLLIYRFTQKKPATDVIETKAPQIVSIQSAHDSKRSTQKITYPAIIAGDQQATLTAGAGGTITNLSFDLGTYVPQGKRLATIDTIGTSATGENGLKSSHIQSLELDVQSAEESYKKSKDAYKKDHSYANKKSKEIAQIDLESARVALSGALDGQFVTAPISGTVIERFVSLGDSVSVGQKIATLSKTGLTKIQFYVSKDELPFVAVDNHIAIDIDGRATDGMITVVSPQADPATKRFLIEATPLDKKPLTIGSIATVSFDIERTVTNSKNIILPLSTITIGQNESSIFILDGDTAKKIPVAVVTVQGETAEITSDDLTGDTQIITDGSKLISDGDPVSYHQS
- a CDS encoding MarR family transcriptional regulator; translation: MQTITESIMCIASRLERIADQHIFRHIDLSAISVKILFIIHIHPSITPSDIQESVGGTKSNISQRLNYLEKKGFITRTHTKDADKRTVSLTLTPIGKKKITTIKKWLTKANLHLEKHFTQKELHTHFDFLKKLHTVLDHEEKNHSHKLYTCKKI
- a CDS encoding PhoH family protein, with the translated sequence MGKEKRRKKAFVIDTNVILHSSSCIDAFEEHDVVIPITVLEELDTFKKGTEEKNYNAREFIRKLRSISEKQIFNGGVSLGEGRGKIMIKLEQPAHEDIKGHFPNPSKPDHRILNIAYLYAKANPEVSVVLVSKDGNFCLKAQALGLSGEDYTKDHVKSDLREGCRLVENCDSSMIDGLFASFDGVLVDVGVFGEEPLMPNEYVIMRSGSKSALATYSASDSCLYGIKKKDVYGVMPRNAEQSFAVHALCNPAVSLVALSGKAGTGKTLLAIAAAIEQRRSYRQIKVSRPIVPLSNKDIGYLPGTVKSKVDPYMQPLYDNLSVIRNQFPDKDERALAIDKLIDNEKISIDPLTYIRGRSLYGWYWVIDEAQNLTPKEIKTAITRAGERTKVIFTGDPEQIDHPYLDRHSNGFSYMIEKMSGQEMFAHVSLTKGERSALSELASHLL